A single Biomphalaria glabrata chromosome 2, xgBioGlab47.1, whole genome shotgun sequence DNA region contains:
- the LOC129924463 gene encoding uncharacterized protein LOC129924463, protein MMHCCFFFPRQNRTLSLTIVPKPPTPVSFPRTFLKCLSHVTLVWDCYKTWGSVSLHARPMRRRSSIGGNESFLSELGTSSNVYFLENHSNEMIVLELFNKNRWLKLNFILSFWWLELDFVQSFWWLELDFVQSFWWLELDFVQSFWWLELDFVQSFWWLELDFVQSFWWLELDFVQSFWWLELDFVQSFWWLELDFVQSFWWLELDFVQSFWWLELDFVQSFWWLELDFVQSFWWLELDFVQSFWWLELDFVQSFWWLELDFVQSFWWLELDFVQSFRWLELDYILSLCSSLRSNIYASIVLPYHLPQKY, encoded by the coding sequence ATGatgcattgttgttttttttttcctcgccAGAATCGAACCCTGTCACTAACGATCGTTCCAAAGCCACCCACTCCTGTTTCCTTTCCCAGGACGTTCTTGAAATGTCTAAGTCACGTGACCTTAGTTTGGGACTGTTACAAGACTTGGGGCAGTGTCTCTTTACACGCTAGGCCAATGAGAAGGCGGTCTTCCATTGGCGGGAATGAAAGCTTTCTGTCTGAGCTCGGCACAAGCTCCAATGTCTACTTTTTAGAGAACCACTCTAACGAAATGATTGTTCTTGAGCTATTTAACAAAAATCGATGGTTgaaattaaactttattttgtctttCTGGTGGTTGGAACTAGACTTTGTTCAGTCCTTCTGGTGGTTGGAACTAGACTTTGTTCAGTCCTTCTGGTGGTTGGAACTAGACTTTGTTCAGTCCTTCTGGTGGTTGGAACTAGACTTTGTTCAGTCCTTCTGGTGGTTGGAACTAGACTTTGTTCAGTCTTTCTGGTGGTTGGAACTAGACTTTGTTCAGTCCTTCTGGTGGTTGGAACTAGACTTTGTTCAGTCCTTCTGGTGGTTGGAACTAGACTTTGTTCAGTCCTTCTGGTGGTTGGAACTAGACTTTGTTCAGTCCTTCTGGTGGTTGGAACTAGACTTTGTTCAGTCTTTCTGGTGGTTGGAACTAGATTTTGTTCAGTCCTTCTGGTGGTTGGAACTAGACTTTGTTCAGTCCTTCTGGTGGTTGGAACTAGACTTTGTTCAGTCTTTCTGGTGGTTGGAACTAGATTTTGTTCAGTCCTTCTGGTGGTTGGAACTAGACTTTGTTCAGTCCTTCAGGTGGTTGGAACTAGACTATATCTTGTCTTTGTGTTCAAGTTTGAGATCAAACATTTATGCTTCGATAGTTCTGCCATATCATTTACCTCAGAAATATTAA